A region of the Kribbella sp. NBC_01245 genome:
GACCACCTTCGAAAACGATGACTACGTGTACGACGCGCTGCGCGTCGGCGCCTCGGGCTTCCTGCTCAAGCGAACGCCGCCCGCGGAAATCGTGCAGGCCATTCGTACGGTGATGAACAGCGAGTCCCTGCTCTTCCCCGAGGCCATCCGCTCATTGGCCCTCGCCCATGTCCGCGCTGACGAGAGTCGGGCCAAGCCGGCCGGGCTCGATCACGCGCAGTTGACCGAGCGGGAGCGGGAGGTGCTGCGGCTCATGGCGAAGGGGCTGTCGAACGCGGAGATCGCGGCCGAACTGGTGCTCGGCGTACAGACCATCAAGACGCACGTCGCGAACGTGCTGTCCAAGCTCGGCGCGCGCGATCGCACCCAGGCGGTCATCACCGCGTACGAATCAGGCTTCGTCCCTCTGAGCTGACAGGACTCGAGCTAGCAGTTCTCGTCCAGCTCCTCGGCGAGCGTGCACGCATCGGCGTTGTGCCCGCTCGCCTCGGCGCGCACGGCCACGCGCTGCAGCAAGGTCCGGAACATCAGGCGCTCGCCCTCGTCGAGGCTGTCCAGCACCTGCCGCTCGGCCGTCGTGAGCCGCTTCTCGAGGTCACAAAGCACCTCGCGCCCTTTGTCGCTCAGCACGATCAGCCGTGCCCGGCGATCGGTCGAATCGGGCTGACGCTCGACCAGGCCGGCCTTCTCCAGGTCATCCAGCAGGTACGTCATGACGGTCCGGTCGACGCCCAGATGACCAGCGAGCTCGAGCTGACGGCGCGGGCCCTCGCGATTCGCCGTCGCGAGCACCTGGTAACCGCGCGGTCCACCCGGCACGTCGGCCAGCGACTCGCCGGCGGCCTTCGCGTAGCGCCGGAAGACGACGCCGAGCGCCCAGCCGAGGTCTTCCTCGACCGAGGTCGGCACTTCCGCGATGGGGCTGGACATGCGCCAAGTCTACGTGATGCGCACTACCCGGAATATGATCTGGCTTGCATATGTTCTGCTCTACAGATTATCTTCGTGGCAGCTCATCACCGAGCGCCTTGCTCGTAGCCGGACTTCGAAAGGACCAACTCCATGACCACCCTGCTTCGCGTCGACGCCAGCTTTCGGGTCGAAGGATCCATCAGCCGAGGTCTCGCCGACAGCGCCCAGAGCGCTTGGGAGGCGGAGCACCCGGACACCAAGGTCGTCCGCCGTGACCTCGGGCTGAACCCGCTGCCCGCCGACGCCTGGCCCGCCGCGATCTCGGCGAAATTCGCCCCGGCGGAATCACGCACGCCCCAGCAGCGCGCCGCCGTCATGTTCTCGACCGCCCTTGCTGACGAACTGATCGAGGCCGACGCCGCGATCATCGCCGTACCGCTGTACAACTTCGGGATTTCCCAGCACGTGAAGACCTGGATCGACCTGCTGCTCGCCGACCCGCGTTTCGCACCGGGCGCGCCGGAGCCGATGGCCGGACGCCCGGTGCTCTTCGCGCTCGCCCGTGGCGGCGGCTACGGTCCGGGCACTCCGCGCGAGGGTTGGGACCACGCCACGCCGTACCTGCAGAGGATCTTCGGCGACGTGTTCAAGATGGACGTCCGCATCGCTGCCGCTGAGCTGACGCTCGCCCCGGTTACGCCGGCCATGTCGGAACTGATCGACCTCTCCAAGGAGTCCGAGGCCGCCGCCCACGTACGCGCCAACGAGCACGCCCTCGAACTAGCCCGTCGGCTGGTCCGTCCCGCCGCCTGACGTCGGGTGCCAGGTCGAGATGGTGACGGAGAGCGTCACGTCGGCCGGATCGGGCAGCGTCGCGAGCCGCTCGGTCAGGGAGTCAGCCTCGGTGTGAAAGGCGCTCGGACCCATCGCGACCAGATTGCGGATGGACGTGTGGTCGAGCTTCATCACCTGTTCGACCTGTACGTCGTCCGCGCGGGTGAAGTGCCCGCCGAGCGATGACATGAGGCGGGCGTCCTTCGATTCGTCCACCTTGACCAGGCCGAGTACGTCGACGAGTTCGGCGAGGTGGGCCGCGTTCGGCGTCACCACCAGTAGGGTGCCGTCGGCGGTGAGCACGCGGGCCATCTCGGCGGCGTTCCGCGGGGCGAATACGTTCAGCAGGATCTGCGCGGAGTCGTCCAGTAGCGGCAGTTCGCGCCAGGCGTCAGCCACGACCGCGCCGATTCGCTCGTGGGCCTTCGCTGCCCGGCGCGCCGCATACCGCGACACGTCCAGCGCGATCCCGGTCCTGGCCGGGGCGGCACCGACTACGCCGGCCAGGTAGTACGCCGTACCCGCTCCAACCTCAACCACGACACCAGCCACGGCCGGGCTGACGAGTCCGGCCAAGGCGTCGCGGATCGGCCGGTAGTGGCCTTCGCCGAGGAACGCCGTCCGCGCCGCGACCATGTCTGCCGTGTCGCCGTCGATACCGGTCGACGTCGACGGCAACAGGTTGAGGTAACCCTGTTTGGCCAGGTCAAAGGCATGCCCCGAGGCGCAGGTCGCCATACGGCCCTCGAGCCGCAGGCCCTCCCGGCAATGCGGGCATCGCAGCGCAGCGGCCACCTCGGTCAACACCCCGCGAGGCTATCGCGGCAGCGCGTAAAGGGGTCAGCCGGAGATGTCGCGGGTGGTCAGGCGGGCCCAAGCGGCAGCGTAGAAGACGGTCAGGTACGCCGCTTGGAGGCCGAGATTGCGGACGATGGCGTCCCAGTACGGCGGGTCGCGCAGCAAGTCGGCGAACGACATCCAGCCGTACGTCGGCAGCCACGGGTGGATCACGTCGAGCTGAGGTATCGCGCCGAGAATGCCGAGCACGATGAAACTGATGAACGTCGCGGCCATCGCAGCCAGTGGGGTCGACGTCATCGAGGATACGAACAGCCCGATTCCGGCCAATCCGAGCAGTGATGCGGCGACGAGCACGGCGATACCCAGAGCGCGCAGGATGCCGTCGGCCAGCGGCACGGTCGAACCAGAGATCAGCACGACATCGCCCAGCGGGAACAAGATCGCGCCAACGATCAACCCGGAGATCCAGATCGTCATCGTCGCGGCGAACGCGAAGACCACCAGCGCCACCAGCTTCGCCGCGAGCAGTCGGGAACGCCCGGCCGGCGCGGTGATCATGTTGCGCAACGTGCCGAGGCTGGCTTCGCCCGCGAGCGATTCACCCGAGACGACGGTGATCGCCGTCGGCAGGAAGAACGGCAGGGACAGACCGAGGCTCGCGACAACCAGGAACAGCCCGTTCTCCGTGATGTCACCGAGGAATCCCTCGGCATCACCGGACGAACCGGCGATTCGCACCGCGACCCCGATCAGGATCGGGACGACGGCGAGCCCGGCGAGCAGCACCCAGGTCCGCGCCCGGCCGAACACCAGGCGCAACTCCGACCCGAACAGTCCAAGCCCCCGCCCCACGGACACGCTGCGCGGAGCGAGCGTCACTGCTTCACTCTGCGACATCGAAGCCCTCCCCCGTCAGCGCCACGAACGCGTCTTCGAGACTCGGCCGCTCCAGCCCGAAGCCATGGATCCGGACGTCGGCCGCGACCAGCGCCGCGGCGAGTTTGTCGATCGGCAGCTCGCCGGGATCGCCGTCGACCGTCTCGTCCAGCCGGCGCAAATCCGTCACACCCAACCCGGTCAGCGTCTCCGCCGCCGTACCAAGGTCCGGCGTACGAACCACCAATCGCGGGCGCAGCTCCGAACGCAGCTCGGCCATCGGCGACTGGCGCAACAACTTGCCCCGGCTCATCACGGCCGCGTGAGTGCAAACCTGCTCCACCTCGGCCAGCAGGTGAGTCGACGTGAAGACCGTGATCCCGTCACTGGCCAACTCGCGGATCAAATGGCGAACCTCGCGGGTGCCCTGCGGATCAAGGCCGTTGGTCGGCTCGTCGAGCACAAGGAGATCGCGTCGTTGCATCAGCGCGACCGCGATACCGAGGCGCTGCTTCATCCCGAGCGAATAGGCCCTGACCTTCTTCCCCGCGGCCACCGACAGCCCGACCCGCTCCAACGCCTCGCCGGCCCTGGCCTTGCGGGTCCGTGGGTCGGACGTCCGGTCGGCGGCGTCGAAGCGCATCAGGTTCGCCTGGCCACTCCAGAACGGGTAGAACGCCGGCCCCTCAACGAGCGCCCCAACCCGCGGCAAGACCGACAGCTGCGCCTTCGGCATCGGCTGCCCGAGCAACTCCACCGAGCCCGACGTCGGCGCGATCAGGCCGAGCAGCATCCGGATCGTGGTGGTCTTGCCCGAGCCGTTCGGCCCGAGGAATCCGAAGACCGAACCCGCCGGCACCTCCAGATCGACCGAGTCAACGGCCAGCTGCCCGCTTCGGAACCGCTTGCTCAGACCCCGGGTGATCACCGGGGCCGTATCGGTCATCGGCCGGTCCGATCAGCGCGGCGCTTTGGCGGCGGCCGACTCGAGGACCTCCGGCGGCACCAGCCCGACGATGATCCGGCCGTCGTCGGTGAACAGTGCGCTCACCATCCGGGTGGTCAGAACCTTGCCACTACCCCAGCTGCCCTGCAGCGTCCGGGCGTTCGCCAGCAGCGGTTGCAGTGACGCCGTGTCAGCGGATGCGCCCTTGAGCACGACCACCGAACTCCAGCCCTCGCCAACCACCGTCGGCCGATCCCCAGCCTTGCCCAGCTTGTCCGGCACACCCGGCTTCACGGGCTTCTCAGACTTGTGAGGCTTCTCGCCACGGCCAGGTTTGTCAGTCAGCGCGGGCAGCTTCTCCTCGTTGACCTTCGTGCCCTTCGGCGGCGTGAAGGTGAACGTGCTCGCCGGCGGCACCTCGAACGACACCTCGGTGAAGCCCAGTTCGACTGCCGGGTCTCCCCCGGCCCGCGGCAATACCTTCACCTGCAGCGGCACCCACTCCTTGGCATCCACCGCGAGCGTCACCGAACCGACCGTGGTCTGATCCGTACGCGGCGTCAGACGCAGCACATACGCGTCGCGGCCGGCGACCGACTCCGTCCCCGTCACCGTGACCTCGGTCGACGGGTCGACGGCGTCCAGGAACTGCTTCGCCACCGCGGTCGGGTCGTAGGCCTTGCCCAGTTCCTTACCCGGGTCCTTGTCATGGGCACGGCCGGCGGGCAGCGTCAGCTTGGTGGCCTCGCGACTGCGCGAGTCATACGCCCAGGCGGTCTTGCCGTCGGTCGTGAAGACGCGCTCGGCCATGTTGTCGAGCACCGCGGCACGGGCCTTGTCCGGCGCGGCCAGCGCGATCCGGGCGGTGTGGTCCCCGGTGATGAGGTCCAGCGCCTGGCTGCCGACCAGACCGGGAATCGCGGGCAGACCGAGGTCGGTGCTCGAACGCACCACCCCGGACAGGCCGTCGACCTTCGCGCCCTGGACGTTCGTCAGGAGCTGTTGTGCGGTGATATCCGGCAGGTCCGGTGACGCATCCGCGACAACCGGCACCAGCACGGCACCACCGGCCACGACCGCGATCGCCGTGACCGGCGCCAACCAACGTCGATTACTCCGCGTTCCACCCATGCGTCAAGACTCGCACCGGGACGGGCCGGAACCAAGGTTTACCGGCCCGATCAGGGTTAGTTCCCCCAAATGGGTGACTGGCCCGGCCGACGACGTACCGCAGAAGTCGTACGCGGCTACGACCCAGGTCGTACAAACTGAAGAATCAGCGGCTCTGGAGCGCGTCGAGCGCCACCGTCATCGCTGCCGCCACCCGGAAGTCGAGCCGCTGATCGGGCACGTGCACGGTGTAGCGGTCGCGGATCGACCTCTTGCGCTCGACCGACATCACCGGCTGGCCGCTGGCGTTGTCGGTGAAGTCGAAGTGGAAGATGAACGGCAGCGGAATCTCGCCGACGATCGGGATGAACTGCCAAACCCGGCGGATCACGGCGACCTTGTGGTTGCGCTCGGTGCCGAAGGCCTCGAGGCCCGGCGCGGTCAGGTGCCAGCTCGACCGCAGCAGGCTCTTGCCGAAGTCCTTCTTGAACCAGCCGATCGGCTGCCCATTGGCGTCGAACACGTCGTAGCCGGCGCCGAGGTCGATCTTCTTGCGGGCCTTGAAGGAGAAGACGGCCTGGCTCTTGCTCTGGTCGGTATAAAAGGTCACCTGCTCCTTCAGCGCCATCCGCTTCTGCTGGGCGAATGCGAGCACCTGCCCGTCGCTGCCGTCGGGGTTCGCGGCGAGCAGTTCGTACTGGTTCACCATCATGGTGATGCGCTGCTTCATGAAGAAGCCTGGGACATACATCGGTGCCGTCATGCCGAGGAGTTTCTCAGAGTCCTGGCTCACCCTTGACCACTGCCACCCCGCAAGCACGTCCGCCCAGCTCCAAACCGCGCACCAACCCCGCCGCCACGGCCGACTCGTCGACGAACGACACGTCAATCCGTCCCACGCCTTGCAGACCGAGATCCCGTACCAGCTCGACCCCGTGCTCGACGGCTTCGTCCACCGAACGCGCGGGCCGCCACGCGATCCCGAAGTGCTCGACAGGCGTCACCGTGTCCACGGAAACCACTAGAGCCTCTGGCCTCCGCAACGCCGCAGTGTCGGGATTACCAGTCACTACGATCTCCACAAGCTGTACGCCGCCCGGAATCACCTCAGGCGCCATGCGGGCGTCCTCGGTGATGGAGGATGCCGCAGCGCCCGGTAGACCTCGCTGGCCCCACGTGTCGTGGTGGACCGACCAGGACAACGGCCGCCGGGAGGCCCAGCCGGACTGCACCAGCTCGGGCGTCTCCGGGAATGACGTCACGTGTCCCACACAGAGATACCCGACGAGCTCCACATGCCCGGGAAGATCCAGCACGGCCGAAACCTCGCCTGGTTCGAAGAACGAGACCCAGCCGACGCCTAGGCCTTCAGCCCGTGCTGCGAGCCAGAGGTTCTGTACGGCGATCGCGGCGGAGAACCAGGTCGTTCGAGGATCAGCATGCCGTCCGAGCACGTGCCGCCCGCCACGGCCGGGGTCACACGTCACTGCGATGTTCAACGGGGTATCAAGAATCGCCTCGATCTTGAGCCCGTCAAACGCGTTCCGGCGGTCCTCGGGCAGTGAGGCCGCAAAGGCGTCCCGCTGAGCCATCGCCAGGTCGTAGATCTTCCGCCGGGTTGAAACGTCCTTGATCAGCAGGAAGTCCCACGGCTGGCTCAACCCGACACTGGGCGCTCGGTGGGCCGAGGCCAGCACACGAGTCAGTACGTCGTCCGCGATGGGCGTATCGACGAAACCACGCCGGATGTCCCGCCGCTCGGCCAGTACGCGGTGCACCACGTCCCGCTCCCCCGGCGGATAAGGCGATGCCACCAGACGTCCAACCGCAACGGTCGCGTTTGCCGACCGACGCTTCGGCACTACCAACACGGCGCCTGCCAACACCACTGCAGCCTCGGCAACACTCGGTGATCCCGCAAGCCGCTCTACCGACGCACTAGGCGTGGGGACATCTTGCACAGCCAACACGGAAGCAGGCGAGCTAGTGACCGGCACACCCAGCTCAGCCGCCAAAAGCAACAATGCCGGCTCGTCGACCTTCGTATCGACCGTCACGATCTGGCCGACCGTGGCCACCTCCAGGGAAGCCAACGCGGAGTCAACCAGAGCACGCAATTCGTCGTACGGCGTGCCACTGCGCAGACCAACGCCCAGTACGACCGTCATGCGAACGCTGCCGCTGCTGCGACGAAGCGAGCCGGTACGTCGGGGGTGGCAGTCCAGTGCACGTGCAAGTACGACGCGTGCAGGTTGGTGGTCGCAAAGCCCTCAGGCCCGTCCGGCAGGTACCACGCGGACGAACCCGCCGAGGCCGTCACAGTCGTCCGGTGGAACTCATGCCCGCGGACGCGTCGCCCCTCGTCGTACCAAGCACTGGTCGTCGCAGCCACGGCAGTTCGGTACCCGAGGGTCAGGCGGCCCGTCATCTCAGCAACGGCTGGTAGAACCCCAGTCATCTCGTGTCCGTCCAAAGACTTGCAGAGGTACAAGAGGCCAGCACATTCTGCGACGACTGGCAGGCCGCGGCCGACTAGTACCGCCACCTCCTGGCGTAGAGGGACATTGGCCGAGAGGGCCTCCGCATGCATCTCAGGAAAACCACCACCGAGATAGAGGCCCGCAGTTCCCTCAGGCAACGAGTCGACCAGCGGGTCGAACGAGACAACGGAGGCACCTGCAGCCGTCAGCAACTCCGCAGTCTCGGTATAGCGGAACGAAAAGACAGGGCCGCCCGCCATCGCGATAACCGGCCGGACAGCTTCTGGGTCGCAAGAGACCTCAGACGCCGCATCCCAGACAGTGGTCTCCAGTGGCATCGCAGCCCGGGCAGCCGCGACAAAAGCCTCTAGATCGACCCCGTCCCGTACCAAGGCCGCAGCCGCCTCAACGGCCGCTAATGCCTGACCGCGCTGCTCGTCCGCCGGAACCAACCCGAGATGCCGGGAAGGCACAGTGACCCTCGTGTCGCGCCGAAGTACCCCGAGCACGGGAATACCCGTAGGAGCCACGCCAGCTCGCACCTCGGCCTCATGTCGGTCAGACCCGACCTTGTTCAGAATCACCCCGACGATCCGTACACCGGTGTCGAAGGCGACAAACCCCGCCACGACCGCACCAACGCTTCGGCCCGCCGCAGAGGCGTCAACGACCAATACGATCGGCGCCTGCAGCAACTTCGAGACGTGCGCAGTAGACGAATAGCCCTCAGTACCAAGAGCACCGTCGTACAGGCCCATCACGCCTTCCACCACAGCGATATCCGCCCCCGCGCACCCGTGCGCGAAGAGCGGCGCCACGCGCTCCTCACCCGACAGCATCGGGTCCAGGTTCCGCCCGGGCCGACCCGTTGCCACAGCGTGGAAGCCCGGGTCGATGTAGTCCGGTCCGACCTTGAACCCGGCAACGGTGTGCCCGGCCTGACGCAGCGCCGCCATCAGCCCGACCGCGACCGTGGTCTTGCCCGCGCCGGACGAAGGCGCGGCCACGACCAGGCGTGGAATCACCACTCGATCCCCCGCTGACCCTTCTGGCCCGCGTCCATCGGGTGTTTGACCTTCGTCATCTCGGTGACCAGGTCGGCTGCGTCGAGCAAGCGCTGATCGGCATTGCGCCCGGTGATCACGACGTATTGATGTCCGGGCCGATCGGCGAGCGTGGCGACCACCTCGTCGACGTCCACCCAGCCCCACTTCATCGGGTAGGTGAACTCGTCCAGCACGTAGAGGTCATGCGTCTCCGCCGCCATCCGGCGCTGGATCTCGCGCCAGCCCTCGAGCGCGTCGGCGGCGTGGTCCTCCTCGGAACCGGCCTTGCGCGACCAGCTCCAGCCCTCGCCCATCTTGTGCCACTCGACCGGACCGCCCTGACCTGTTGCCTCATGCAACGACCCGAGCGCCTTGAAGGCCTCTTCCTCGCCGACCTTCCACTTCGCGCTCTTGACGAACTGGAAGACGCCGATGTTCCAGCCCTGGTTCCAGCCGCGCAGCGCCATCCCGAAGGCGGCGGTGGATTTGCCCTTCATCTCACCGGTGTGCACCATCAGCAACGGCCGATTGCGGCGCTGCCGGGTGGTCAGACCGTCCTGCGGTACGACGCTGGGCTGTCCCTTCGGCATCAGGCGGCCCTTTCCGTGACAGTGCGAACAAGGTTGCCCGCAGCAACTTCTCCGAGATCCAGATACTCCGCACGCAGATCGGTCGCGAGCTCACCGGCGAGGCCGAGTCGCACCCCACGGCGCGGTTCGCAATCCACCACGACGGCCGCGATGCCCTTGTCCGCAAGCCATCCCGCGGCCTGGCGCGCCTTCGCGAACGCGTCCGTCCCGGCCGTCGCCCGGCCGTCGGTGACCAGCACCAGCAACGGCCTGCGGCGCGGATCGCGAATGGCCGCGATCCGCAACACCTCCGCGGCTTGGAGCAACCCCTCCGCGAGCGGCGTACGGCCTCCCGTGGGAAGCGACTCCAGCCGACGTACGGCGGTCTCGACGCTGCCGGTCGGCGGCAGAGCGACCGTGGCTCCCAAACCGGCGAACGTGACGAGTCCGACCGTGTCCCGGCGCTGGTACGCGTCCATCAGCAACGACACGATGGCCGTCTTCACCTCGGTCATCCGCTTCTTCGTGCCCATCGAGCCGGACGCGTCCACGCAGAAGAGGACCAGGTTGCCCTCGCGCCCTTCCCGGACAGCGAGTCGTACGTCGGTGGGCCGTACGGCGAGACCCGGGCCGGACCGGCCGCGCGAATGCTGGTGCGGCGCAGCGCTTCGGATGGTGCCGAGGAGGTGCGGGCGACCCGGTTCGCGACCGACGCGGGCCCGATCCCCGACCACGCGGCCGACCTCGGTCAACGCCCGCGAGCGCCGCCCGGACACACCCCGGCCGGCGGCCTGCACACTCAGCAGACGCGCCTTGAACGGTTCGCCCGCGCCGTCGACCTGCCCACTCGGCGCCTGCCCTGCCTGCGGTTGGCCCTGCTCCGGCTGCTCCGGGGCTTGGTCATCCGGACCACTAACGTCATCGGGCTGCGGCCCGCCACCACCATCGTCCGGCCCATCCGGCTCGGGATCATCGTCCGGCGGCGTGCTGTCGTTGATCGCCTGCTCGAGCTGCTCGTCGTCAAGGCCCGGCGGGTCGAACGGGTTACGCCGCTTGCGGTGCGGCAGAGCCAGCTTCGCCGCGGCGCGTACGTCCTCCACCTCGACCACGTTGCGCCCGCACCACGCGGCATGCGCGATCGCCGTACGCGCCGTGACCAGATCGGCCCGCATCCCGTCCACGTCGAACGACGCGCAGATCTCCGCGATCTGCCTCAGCGCGGGATCCGTGAGAATGACGTCAGGCAGCAAACTCTGGGCCTTCACGATCCGCTCGGCGAGCTCGCGCTGCGCCGCGTCGTACCGCTCGGCGAAACCCATCGGATCCGCCTCGTACGCCAAGCGCGCCCGCATCACCTCGACCCGTACGGCGGGATCGCGGCTGGCCATCACGTCAACGGTCAGGCCGAACCGGTCGAGCAGTTGGGGACGGAGCTCGCCCTCTTCGGGGTTCATCGTGCCGACGAGTACGAACCGCGCCGGGTGCGTCACGGACACGCCATCCCGCTCGACCGTGGCCCGGCCCATCGCGGCGGCATCGAGCAGTACGTCGACCAAGTGGTCGTGCAGCAGGTTGACCTCATCGACATACAGAAGGCCCCGGTGCGCTGCCGCGAGCAGGCCGGGCTCGTAGACCGTCACGCCCTCGGAAAGCGCCCGCTCGAGGTGCAACGATCCGAGCACGCGGTCCTCGGTGGCGCCGACCGGCAACTCGACCAGCCTGGCCGGGCGGGTCGTCGCGTCTGCGTCTAAGTGCGGCGCGTCGGGACAACCCGCGTCAGGGCGGCCGGGATCGCAGGAGAAGCGGCAGCCGCGTACGACGTCGACGGCCGGCAGGATCTCGGTGAGCGCGCGCACGGCGGTGGACTTGGCCGTACCCTTCTCGCCCCGGATCAGCACGCCACCGATCGCCGGCGACACCGCGGCCAGGATGAGCGCGAGCTGCAAGTCGTCCATCCCGACGACGGCCGTGAACGGGAAACCCGTCGAAGCGGCGGTTGGAGTCGAGCCAGGCTGAGCAGACCGCATCGGCGGCAGTTCCCTTCGTCCAGCGGGTGTCCACGCCCGCAGCGGCACTGGTCCACACACCCAGGGGTCGCCCGGGTACGCGGACGGCAGGAGATGTCCTGGCTTCCAGCACCCGTTGGCGCCGGTCACAGTGGCGGGACCGCCCCGGACTCCCAGCCTCAGCCAGTCACCGGTGTTCCTCCCCAACCGTCCCCGCGATCCTCCCACACCCCCACCCCAGCCCCGATGCCACTTCCGTCACACCCTCTCCCCCTTGCGTTCATTCGTCGCAATCCGCCCTCGCCCGGTCGCCGCTTACAGTTGGCCGAGCCGTACCGGCAAGACCAGGAGGTCCACGTGGTTCACATGGGTGAGGCGTCACCAGACGCGTGGTCGGACGAGCTGCGCCGCACCGGCCAGGTGGTCTTCACTCTCCGGCCTCGCGCGGCGCTGTTGAGCGTGGCTCTGCTCTGGCTAGTCCTCGTCGCAACGCAACTGCCTACGCTTGGCGGCTCGTTGGAGGCCGGCGGGGTGAGGCTCGTGACCGTCTGGCTGCTCGTCGCGACTGCCATCGCCGTGACCGGGTGGTACGTCTGGCGACTGATCACCCGCTACCCGATGTTCACGG
Encoded here:
- a CDS encoding response regulator transcription factor, coding for MPITVLVVDDEPLIRSGLRAIIDAEPDLSVVAEAADGAEVVPIVRRTNPDVVLMDVRMPAVDGIQATRLLLDGLENPPRVLVVTTFENDDYVYDALRVGASGFLLKRTPPAEIVQAIRTVMNSESLLFPEAIRSLALAHVRADESRAKPAGLDHAQLTEREREVLRLMAKGLSNAEIAAELVLGVQTIKTHVANVLSKLGARDRTQAVITAYESGFVPLS
- a CDS encoding MarR family winged helix-turn-helix transcriptional regulator; this translates as MSSPIAEVPTSVEEDLGWALGVVFRRYAKAAGESLADVPGGPRGYQVLATANREGPRRQLELAGHLGVDRTVMTYLLDDLEKAGLVERQPDSTDRRARLIVLSDKGREVLCDLEKRLTTAERQVLDSLDEGERLMFRTLLQRVAVRAEASGHNADACTLAEELDENC
- a CDS encoding FMN-dependent NADH-azoreductase, coding for MTTLLRVDASFRVEGSISRGLADSAQSAWEAEHPDTKVVRRDLGLNPLPADAWPAAISAKFAPAESRTPQQRAAVMFSTALADELIEADAAIIAVPLYNFGISQHVKTWIDLLLADPRFAPGAPEPMAGRPVLFALARGGGYGPGTPREGWDHATPYLQRIFGDVFKMDVRIAAAELTLAPVTPAMSELIDLSKESEAAAHVRANEHALELARRLVRPAA
- a CDS encoding putative RNA methyltransferase, which codes for MLTEVAAALRCPHCREGLRLEGRMATCASGHAFDLAKQGYLNLLPSTSTGIDGDTADMVAARTAFLGEGHYRPIRDALAGLVSPAVAGVVVEVGAGTAYYLAGVVGAAPARTGIALDVSRYAARRAAKAHERIGAVVADAWRELPLLDDSAQILLNVFAPRNAAEMARVLTADGTLLVVTPNAAHLAELVDVLGLVKVDESKDARLMSSLGGHFTRADDVQVEQVMKLDHTSIRNLVAMGPSAFHTEADSLTERLATLPDPADVTLSVTISTWHPTSGGGTDQPTG
- a CDS encoding ABC transporter permease, producing MSQSEAVTLAPRSVSVGRGLGLFGSELRLVFGRARTWVLLAGLAVVPILIGVAVRIAGSSGDAEGFLGDITENGLFLVVASLGLSLPFFLPTAITVVSGESLAGEASLGTLRNMITAPAGRSRLLAAKLVALVVFAFAATMTIWISGLIVGAILFPLGDVVLISGSTVPLADGILRALGIAVLVAASLLGLAGIGLFVSSMTSTPLAAMAATFISFIVLGILGAIPQLDVIHPWLPTYGWMSFADLLRDPPYWDAIVRNLGLQAAYLTVFYAAAWARLTTRDISG
- a CDS encoding ABC transporter ATP-binding protein, with product MTDTAPVITRGLSKRFRSGQLAVDSVDLEVPAGSVFGFLGPNGSGKTTTIRMLLGLIAPTSGSVELLGQPMPKAQLSVLPRVGALVEGPAFYPFWSGQANLMRFDAADRTSDPRTRKARAGEALERVGLSVAAGKKVRAYSLGMKQRLGIAVALMQRRDLLVLDEPTNGLDPQGTREVRHLIRELASDGITVFTSTHLLAEVEQVCTHAAVMSRGKLLRQSPMAELRSELRPRLVVRTPDLGTAAETLTGLGVTDLRRLDETVDGDPGELPIDKLAAALVAADVRIHGFGLERPSLEDAFVALTGEGFDVAE
- a CDS encoding LolA family protein translates to MGGTRSNRRWLAPVTAIAVVAGGAVLVPVVADASPDLPDITAQQLLTNVQGAKVDGLSGVVRSSTDLGLPAIPGLVGSQALDLITGDHTARIALAAPDKARAAVLDNMAERVFTTDGKTAWAYDSRSREATKLTLPAGRAHDKDPGKELGKAYDPTAVAKQFLDAVDPSTEVTVTGTESVAGRDAYVLRLTPRTDQTTVGSVTLAVDAKEWVPLQVKVLPRAGGDPAVELGFTEVSFEVPPASTFTFTPPKGTKVNEEKLPALTDKPGRGEKPHKSEKPVKPGVPDKLGKAGDRPTVVGEGWSSVVVLKGASADTASLQPLLANARTLQGSWGSGKVLTTRMVSALFTDDGRIIVGLVPPEVLESAAAKAPR
- the bluB gene encoding 5,6-dimethylbenzimidazole synthase, which codes for MTVVLGVGLRSGTPYDELRALVDSALASLEVATVGQIVTVDTKVDEPALLLLAAELGVPVTSSPASVLAVQDVPTPSASVERLAGSPSVAEAAVVLAGAVLVVPKRRSANATVAVGRLVASPYPPGERDVVHRVLAERRDIRRGFVDTPIADDVLTRVLASAHRAPSVGLSQPWDFLLIKDVSTRRKIYDLAMAQRDAFAASLPEDRRNAFDGLKIEAILDTPLNIAVTCDPGRGGRHVLGRHADPRTTWFSAAIAVQNLWLAARAEGLGVGWVSFFEPGEVSAVLDLPGHVELVGYLCVGHVTSFPETPELVQSGWASRRPLSWSVHHDTWGQRGLPGAAASSITEDARMAPEVIPGGVQLVEIVVTGNPDTAALRRPEALVVSVDTVTPVEHFGIAWRPARSVDEAVEHGVELVRDLGLQGVGRIDVSFVDESAVAAGLVRGLELGGRACGVAVVKGEPGL
- a CDS encoding cobyrinate a,c-diamide synthase, which produces MIPRLVVAAPSSGAGKTTVAVGLMAALRQAGHTVAGFKVGPDYIDPGFHAVATGRPGRNLDPMLSGEERVAPLFAHGCAGADIAVVEGVMGLYDGALGTEGYSSTAHVSKLLQAPIVLVVDASAAGRSVGAVVAGFVAFDTGVRIVGVILNKVGSDRHEAEVRAGVAPTGIPVLGVLRRDTRVTVPSRHLGLVPADEQRGQALAAVEAAAALVRDGVDLEAFVAAARAAMPLETTVWDAASEVSCDPEAVRPVIAMAGGPVFSFRYTETAELLTAAGASVVSFDPLVDSLPEGTAGLYLGGGFPEMHAEALSANVPLRQEVAVLVGRGLPVVAECAGLLYLCKSLDGHEMTGVLPAVAEMTGRLTLGYRTAVAATTSAWYDEGRRVRGHEFHRTTVTASAGSSAWYLPDGPEGFATTNLHASYLHVHWTATPDVPARFVAAAAAFA
- the cobO gene encoding cob(I)yrinic acid a,c-diamide adenosyltransferase; the encoded protein is MPKGQPSVVPQDGLTTRQRRNRPLLMVHTGEMKGKSTAAFGMALRGWNQGWNIGVFQFVKSAKWKVGEEEAFKALGSLHEATGQGGPVEWHKMGEGWSWSRKAGSEEDHAADALEGWREIQRRMAAETHDLYVLDEFTYPMKWGWVDVDEVVATLADRPGHQYVVITGRNADQRLLDAADLVTEMTKVKHPMDAGQKGQRGIEW